Sequence from the Amphiprion ocellaris isolate individual 3 ecotype Okinawa chromosome 1, ASM2253959v1, whole genome shotgun sequence genome:
CCTACTGAGGAAATCAGGCCCTGGAGAATAAATACTGTAATTAAATACAGAATAACAGCCTCCCCTTGTGATCATCTATTATTTATGTCACAACAAAATGTCACGGTGGGCTTTTGGGCCTTCGaacagtctgtctgtgtgctgaGGGTTACTAAATTTCTCATTTTATACTACATTAAAATTGTAGCCACACAATACGTTCCAGGATTTCACAGAAAGCGTGTTTCTGTCTTTAGAACAGCACTGTTTGGACGTTTCCGTTCCTGGCTGGGGGAAGTGTTGGGGGTTGAGCTGGAGCCCACAGTGGATATTTCATGTGCCAGATATGAATACACAGGTGAGATTAGTCTGACAACTCCTGCAAGAAAGTGATATTTTAGGCTCTTTGGAGCttccttttttatttgattactGTTTCCCTTTATGTCCTCTTCTGTCTTCTGTCTAGATGTTCTGTTGTGTCATGATGATGAACTGGAAGGGAGACGTGTTGctttcattttgtatctcgtgCCTCCGTGGCAGAGCAGCGACGGTGGAACCCTCGATCTTTACACAACAGACAGTGCGTGTCTCACTTTGTGCgttttactgtgtgtatttatgcGCTTTTAGACAACAGAAGTGTTCGTTTGACCGTTTGTCATCAGGTAATTTCCAACCGCAGAGCATAGTGAAGTCACTCGTGCCTTCTTGGAACACACTCGTCCTTTTTGAAGTTTCCCCAGTTTCCTTTCACAAAGTAAGAACAAATGGTCTggtttttcatttcagtcacATCAAACAGGAGGCTGTGGTTTGAACTCTTGAGCTGCGCTGTGTTTTTACAGGTGTCAGAAGTTTTGTCACAGGACAAGTGTCGTCTGTCTCTGAGCGGCTGGTTTCATGGACCTTCTCTGGAGCGTCCTTCTCGCCACATAGAGCCGCCCGTCCCAAGGAGTCCACATTTACCGAGAGATGTGAGCGTTACCATCATATCAGTAGCTCTCACAAGCTGATGATCAATAAGATAATAAATCAGTATGAAGCTGGAGCCAGCAGTCAGTTAGCTTAGTTGATCATAGTTTGCTGGAAGCTAAAATATCTCCTGACAGCACATTTAAAGCTGAGAGATTGAAAATGTTGTTGGAGGTtataccaggggtgtcaaacatgcagcccgcgggctaaaaccggccctccagagggtccaatctggcccgactttgtaaagtgtaaaaattacagagaagacattaactccaaattgtaaatttataaaattataaatttaaaataattttgagactataacaagttgttttgatcataaagtaaaatactagattgttcattgttcttttgtcgttttatgtctgtttttttcaatattttgcttttgcctattttttgtctgacatttgtgtcatgtttttgtcattttgtgtttcctttttgtcttgcttgtgtttttagtcttatttttgtcattttgtgttttactttattcgttttgtgtatcgtttttgtcgtattgtgtttttttgtctcacttatgtcatttgtctatttttttgtcattttgtttcttgcttttttcattttttgtcttgtttgtgtcatttatgtaatttttttgtctcggttttgtcatttttccatttttttggcgctttgtaactttttgacgcaatttttttgtctcttttttgttctgttttgtgtcgtttgtctcatgtttttgttattttgtttctcatttttgtccttttgtcttctttttgtaatattttgtcttttttgtcttttttttgtctgacttgtcatttggatcacaaagtaaaataatatatcgttcagttccagatacctgtaattaaatgttttgtgcttttatagacactctgatctgtaagttgtaatgtggaaatgataaactgaggaataatgttgttgaaactgaatttatttttcttaaaaaaattcaggttgtccatgatgttttgttaaaagataattcattaaatgtgaacattttcagaacgtacttttttgcgctaaaacaaaggaaaaatggagttgtcgttatttataggttattatactgtgattttactggtccggcccacttgaggtgaaattgggctgaatgtgtcccctgaactaaaatgagtttgacacccctggtctgtACAAtaaccaaagtgtaaaaacatgttcaaGTCTTATGAGGGGTCATATGTGTTAAGCCCGTCGTTTCCTCCCTCACACGTCATCTTTAACAGACAGATGTGAGCCTCCTACCTTCGTGCAAATGTCAAGCTGCTCATGTGTTTGTGCTCCTGGCAGGAGACGGTGCTGCTGGAGTGGGTCAATCCAGTGTATCTGGATATTTCCTACCAAGAGCAGATTCAGGAGGAGTTTGAAGAGAGCTCTGAAATTCAGCTTAAAGACTTTCTTAAGGTAGCttctaattcatttttttctttaccttgcGTGTGTTCACTTGTTCTGCTGGCTGACTGCGTTTGTCTTCAGGAGGAGAAGTTCAGGGAGGTGAGTGAAGCGCTGCGACTCTCTCAGATTCAGTGGACGAAGAGAGGTCCAGCCAATAAGAGGTGGGTAACGTCTGACAGAGCATTTGACTTGTTGTTAGTACGTACTGTATTTACAACTTCTCATTAatcatctttgtgttttcagaaaCTATGAAGTGGCTTCTCTGGACACCGTGCCTCAGTGCGTCACTGCATGTTGGGAGCTGCTTCGGTCAGAGTCGttcttccttcttctctccAACTTTACCGGCCTTCGACTGCACTACCTGTGTCCtgctgatgaggatgatgatgaagacaaAGAGAAGCAAGAGCAAAAGGAGGATGAAGAAGCCACTGCGTCTTCAACCGAATCCTCTGCTGCGAATGCAACCAAACAGAAaggtgtgtgtcagtgtgagcCCTTTTCTTCTGCCGCAgctgagtttgtgtgttttgaccTTTGGGTATTCTTTAGAGCTGAGCACACCTGTATGTTGTGGTGAAGTGCGACGATGGTCTCACGGCGGCTACACTCTGCTGCATGACGGAGAAGCAGCACGAGCCGAGTACGCGCTGGACCTCATTTTGCCTTTCGGCTGCGcaggtgaacacacacagacgcacacacagagTAAAAGCAAGCAGTAATAACTATTGTGATCGTTACAAAACGTTGTCTTTCAGACTGGCAGTCAGAGTTTGGGGGCTACACATGTTATGTTGCAAacgaagaggatgaggaggtgaGTGCAGATTACAGTAAACAGTGAAATGTAATCATATGTGTGAGGGCATCGTATCATCGTTGCTTTGTTTCCACTTTCTTCATAGCTCCTGACAGTCTATCCCGAGGATAATTCTCTCGCCCTCGTCTACAGAGACAAAGAAACCCTCAAATTTGTCAAACACGTCAACCACAAAAGCTCCTCAGAGTCTGCTGGCAGAGGCTTTTATGACTTTTCTTATGTCTACTATGAATAAatagttatatatatatatatatatatatatatatatatatatatatatatatatatatatatatatatatatatatatatatatatatatatacatacatatatatatatatatgtgtgtgtataacgTGTTTGTGGCTTTCTTCCTCTATGTTCTTTACATTAGCAAAGCGACTGCACCGAAATAGCACTTTTTAACTTGAGCTCCCAGCTTATTGAGAAAAATTTACAGTTCAGTCTTTATGGGCTAAAGGAGACACGTGGACACAGGGAGGCAGAGAACAATCAACAACCACCTAATGTACAATCTGCCATTGTGAACCCCCTTATGACTGGCATGATGATACTGCCACCTTTTTATGAGACAGTAGTAACTCTAGGAAACATGGGGGGGGAAAGCAATTCAAGCAAATTCATCTAGTTGTAATTAGAATTTGTCCCGAGTTACAAAATCTGAGTGCCCCAAAATCTGCTGAGATTGTTTAGTTATATTAGATAGCTCCCTTTCGGAAGAATGCAGTTAAATTGGAGCTGCCATTATTATGTAATTACAATGAACTTTTAGAAATTTGTTGAGGGGATATGGTGGCATTGGCTTAGTTACAAAGCATTCATTTTAGTTGTGATTTTCTTTTACCAGTCAAAAGTAACTCATTAAACGagaaataaatgttgtaaaatggTCTGCACTGAAAAGCATGGTTAGACAATCTTGATTAAAGTCCTGCTGAAAGACCTATAAACATTGTTTCTCCTCTTGGCCTGGCTACCAACAAGAACATGCAAACAGGCTGACTCACACTGGAACACTTTGGGTAGAAGTCtttgtaaacaacaacacaaaaatagcaAGGACCACAACCAAATCTTAACTATGAACTGAATAATGATGAGTAATTGATTTGTGTCATGCTGCAAAATCGGAGTTTTAAACTGAAACGGTCACACAAACTTGCTTATCTCATTTGAGAGATTTTCTCACATAAAACCACTCACGgtgatttatttctttgtcattCCTTAAAAGTTGCCACATGTTTGAATATAATTACAAGTCAATCAGTATTTTCATTATGAATTAGTAATTTACTCAATTTTATGtgagaaaattgaaaaaaattatatacatttaaattatttgtaGGGCCAATATTCTGTAACtcaaatatatttgttttatggcacttatctgtgcaattatttttttttttttttttaaaactcagttgattattttctgtggATTAAATGACtacatttttgcaacagtgcCTAATATtttcaagatttatttattttcacagcaaaTGCAGCAAATATAATATATGGACATGTTTTTAacgtttgttttttcaaaggcTGGAGCTGTtgacatgaataaaacaaccaaaattaccacagtgAGAAGTTAAACACTATGGACACACACATGGGAAAGTAGAGAAAATCAATACAGGCTTTAAAACTGACAGCAAAGTGTTAAATTACCATTCACCAGTCGTATTTCAACTCTGATCGTTTTAGCTCATATGCTAGTGATCGTTCTTCAGTCAAAAGAAACAGTAACAGAGCAATGTTGGCGATAAAAACGTACTGTGATGTCTGTCCTACATACGAGTGTCTAcattagggggaaaaaaagcacactTCCTTCCCGTCATGATTTTTTCCCCAGGCGGCATGTCGGTTTCCACCAATCAGAGCGCGTCTTGGTGTCTGCTCAGCCAATGGGCGGCCTGGAGGCTCTTACAGTGCCAGTGGGTGTGAACCCAAAGGAGGAAGCGTCACCGAGCAGCGTAACAAAGTTTTAAGGTAAGTTTGTGCCGACTTTAACCAAGTTTTACTTCACAGCGATTTCAAACAACAGCAACGTAGAAACAGCGTGCGCCTGCTGCCGTGCTTTTTATCGGCTCAGTGAACTCTTCAGCGCTGTGTTTGGTCGCACACTGAGCGAAGTTTTACGGCAGTTTTATCTGCTGTACGTGAGGTTTACAGCACGAGCCCAACCACCGACGTCCTGTATGTTCATCCTTTCAACTGAAAACGCTCTGGGATTGTAAAACTGACAGGGTTTTCTCTCTGTTTGACTGACTCATACTGAAGTTGTTAAACTCTTGATAAAAGTTACACTTTGCGGCAGGTAGCTAGCTAACTTCTAGCCGAAATTCACCTGTACGTCTGGGTCGCATAGCAACCACGTCTTTAGCTAGCACTGCTGTTAAAACTTTAGCTACAGTTAGCATTGAcactaaagtaaataaaattcacgAGTCAGAGTTACTATAGGAATCAGTAAGGATTTCAGCTAAGGCACCATTTAAACAGTGTTACTatactgcaattaattgtgttATTGTTAGTagaacatgaaaacataaatacCTACTAATGTTTTACCTACAGccattattactgttattattgaGTAGAAATGTATGTTATCAAAGTACTCACGCAGCAGAGTAGGAATTTCTTGACTTGGACTTATCAACATTCCACATTGTGAAATTTTGTACCATACCCAT
This genomic interval carries:
- the ogfod1 gene encoding prolyl 3-hydroxylase OGFOD1; translated protein: MSSKRAQNESRATEKKRKKKSCEEAALSSSVEEKELQGAVKEAWRSRSHYSHGDLELDCHPFPHCIIKNFLSSETFAENLQRELLGLNFHEKSNDLYKFKQSDDLRKRTEPHIAGLRTALFGRFRSWLGEVLGVELEPTVDISCARYEYTDVLLCHDDELEGRRVAFILYLVPPWQSSDGGTLDLYTTDSNFQPQSIVKSLVPSWNTLVLFEVSPVSFHKVSEVLSQDKCRLSLSGWFHGPSLERPSRHIEPPVPRSPHLPRDETVLLEWVNPVYLDISYQEQIQEEFEESSEIQLKDFLKEEKFREVSEALRLSQIQWTKRGPANKRNYEVASLDTVPQCVTACWELLRSESFFLLLSNFTGLRLHYLCPADEDDDEDKEKQEQKEDEEATASSTESSAANATKQKELSTPVCCGEVRRWSHGGYTLLHDGEAARAEYALDLILPFGCADWQSEFGGYTCYVANEEDEELLTVYPEDNSLALVYRDKETLKFVKHVNHKSSSESAGRGFYDFSYVYYE